In Lonchura striata isolate bLonStr1 chromosome 32, bLonStr1.mat, whole genome shotgun sequence, a single window of DNA contains:
- the ZMIZ2 gene encoding zinc finger MIZ domain-containing protein 2, with the protein MSSMNPMKPSLPPAPHGDGSFAYEAVPWQPSTNQPPGSLSVVTTVWGVSNPSQSQVFGSPMGPGGSSSSTPLLPGMAGTSSGMSSPPFLPQQPFAEGAPAKGYVQPSVYGRTAYPSGPGFAASYNGGPSGPGGIGLPSHASRATADFTQAAAAAAVAAAAATATATATATVAALQEKQSQELSQYSAMGTGQSFSSQFLPHAGPRGPNSMSPAGMAGVVAPSGVSPVSMSPVRAPGTGPLYGGQRVPQHTYPGPPQSQQLPRQGLKRAYSSEGYPTQQYLQGGQYAAAGAQYAPSAPQSSAPSPSYPGHRLQQSMGQYLSTSGGAGPYYKPADQFNGQSASFSTYSQAAVSGPGRSLPGYPSSPLAGNPTPPMTPGSGIPAYASPGQDVKSPFLADMKPSVAPLHPSPSGPAPGEELRLTFPVRDGVVLEPFRLQHNLAVSNHVFQLRDSVYKTLMMRPDLELQFKCYHHEDRQMNTNWPASVQVSVNATPLTIERGDNKTSHKPLYLKHVCQPGRNTIQITVTACCCSHLFVLQLVHRPSVRSVLQGLIKKRLLPAEHCITKIKRNFSSGTIPGTPGPNGEDGVEQTAIKVSLKCPITFRRIQLPARGHDCRHIQCFDLESYLQLNCERGTWRCPVCNKTALLEGLEVDQYMLGILIYIQNSEHEEITIDPTCSWKPVPIKPDVHIKEEQEGPALKRCRTLSPAHMVLPNIMEMIAALGPGSVPFPALSQPPAGPATDYGTPGSSFLGPGGFPEPFAAAGVPGTSTLSDFTPGPSSISYQPNIPGSLLAPEKPPVPPLPAQLPPPGRMEPSHPAVQTGLHSAPSGSQPSSTLHSRGAVVRQPLGPPAHAADLVFPPAPGMAAAGDGSEAALDLLPELTNPDELLSYLGPPDLPSSSNDDLLSLFENN; encoded by the exons ATGAGCTCCATGAACCCCATGAAACCCTCGCTGCCGCCTGCGCCCCACGG tgATGGTTCATTTGCATACGAGGCTGTTCCTTGGCAACCAAGCACCAATCAGCCACCGGGATCCCTCTCCGTGGTAACCACTGTCTGGGGTGTCAGCAACCCCTCACAGAGCCAG GTTTTTGGCAGCCCCATGGGCCCTGGGggaagcagctccagcaccccACTGCTGCCTGGCATGGCAGGCACCAGCTCAGGCATGAGCTCACCACCGTTCTTGCCACAGCAGCCCTTTGCTGAGGGGGCACCAGCAAAGGGGTATGTGCAACCAAGTGTCTATGGGCGCACTGCCTACCCCAGTGGGCCGGGCTTCGCTGCCAG CTACAATGGTGGCCCGAGTGGCCCTGGAGGGATAGGGCTCCCCTCGCATGCCAGCCGGGCTACTGCTGATTTcacccaggcagcagcagctgctgctgtggctgctgctgctgccacggCCACGGCCACAGCCACGGCGACGGTGGCTGCACTGCAGGAGaaacagagccaggagctgagccagTATAGTGCG ATGGGCACAGGGCAGTCTTTCAGCAGCCAGTTCCTGCCCCATGCTGGACCCCGTGGCCCCAACAGCATGAGCCCAGCTGGCATGGCAGGTGTTGTGGCCCCCTCTGGTGTCTCCCCTGTGAGCATGAGCCCAGTGCGGGCACCCGGGACTGGCCCCCTTTATGGTGGACAGCGAGTGCCTCAGCACACCTACCCTGGACctccccagagccagcagctgccccGCCAGGGCCTCAAGCGGGCATACTCTAGTGAG GGGTACCCAACACAGCAGTACCTCCAGGGCGGGCAGTACGCTGCAGCTGGTGCCCAGTATGCCCCCAGCGCCCCCCAGTCCTCCGCTCCGTCCCCCTCATACCCTGGccacaggctgcagcagagcatggGCCAGTACCTCTCCACTTCAGGCGGTGCTGGACCCTATTACAAG CCAGCTGACCAGTTCAATGGGCAGAGCGCCAGCTTCAGCACCTACAGCCAAGCAGCCGTCAGTGGG CCGGGCAGGTCACTGCCGGGGTACCCCAGCTCGCCGCTGGCCGGGAACCCCACGCCGCCCATGACACCAGGCAGTGGTATCCCCGCCTATGCGTCCCCTGGTCAGGATGTCAAGTCGCCCTTCCTGGCAGACATGAAGCCCAGCGTTGCCCCCCTGCACCCGTCCCCTTCAG GGCCGGCCCCCGGCGAGGAGTTGCGACTGACCTTCCCGGTTCGGGATGGCGTGGTGTTGGAGCCCTTCCGCCTGCAGCACAACCTGGCTGTCAGCAACCACGTCTTCCAGCTCCGTGACTCTGTCTACAAAACCCTCATGATGAG gccTGACCTGGAGCTGCAGTTCAAGTGCTACCACCACGAGGACCGGCAGATGAACACCAACTGGCCGGCCTCTGTGCAGGTGAGCGTCAACGCCACGCCACTCACCATTGAGCGTGGTGACAACAAGACCTCCCACAAGCCGCTCTACCTGAAGCACGTCTGCCAGCCCGGCAGAAATACTATTCAGATCACTGTCACCGCCTGCTGCTGT TCCCACCTGTTCgtcctgcagctggtgcatcgGCCCTCGGTGCgctcagtgctgcaggggctcaTCAAGAAGCGCCTGCTCCCCGCTGAGCACTGCATCACCAAAA TCAAGCGCAACTTCAGCAGTGGGACTATCCCGGGGACACCAGGGCCCAATGGTGAGGACGGTGTGGAGCAGACAGCCATCAAGGTGTCCCTCAAGTGCCCTATCACCTTCCGGAGGATCCAGCTTCCAGCCAGGGGCCATGACTGCCGGCACATACAG TGCTTTGACCTGGAGTCGTACTTGCAGCTCAACTGTGAGAGGGGGACGTGGCGGTGTCCTGTCTGCAA TAAGACAGCCctgctggaggggctggaggttGACCAGTACATGCTGGGCATCCTGATCTACATCCAGAA tTCAGAGCATGAGGAGATCACCATTGACCCGACCTGCAGCTGGAAACCCGTCCCTATCAAACCTGATGTCCATAtcaaggaggagcaggagggaccAGCGTTGAAGCGGTGCCGGACACTAAGTCCTGCGCACATGGTGCTGCCCAACATCATGGAGATGATTGCGGCCCTGGGGCCTGGCTCTGTGCCCTTCCCGGCATTGTCACAACCTCCAGCAGGGCCTGCCACCGACTATGGCACCCCAG GTTCCAGCTTTCTGGGTCCTGGGGGCTTCCCAGAACCTTTTGCTGCCGCTGGTGTCCCTGGCACCTCAACACTGAGTGACTTCACGCCAGGCCCCTCCTCCATCTCCTACCAGCCCAACATCCCAGGCAGCCTTCTGGCCCCTGAGAAGCCTCCTGTGCcccctctgcctgcacag CTTCCCCCTCCGGGACGAATGGAGCCGTCCCACCCCGCAGTGCAGACAGGGCTGCACAGCGCTCCCTCGGGCAGCCAGCCGAGCTCCACGCTGCACTCCCGGGGCGCAGTGGTACGGcaacccctgggacccccggcCCACGCTGCCGACCTCGTCTTCCCCCCCGCACCCGGCATGGCTGCGGCGGGCGATGGTTCGGAGGCTGCCCTTGAC ctcctgcctgagcTGACGAATCCTGATGAGCTGCTCTCCTACCTGGGGCCCCCCgacctgcccagcagcagcaacgATGACCTCCTCTCTCTCTTCGAGAATAACTGA
- the LOC110478274 gene encoding steroid 21-hydroxylase, which yields MALLCVLLLSLLLSLSLWLSLRRRGDGRGPRLGALHLLHPQGALHLSRLARRHGPVLRLRLGGRDVLVPSSVATIREALVRHWGDWLGRPTSYLGSLVSQGGRDLALGGPCPGWRRQRGAVRGALARAGGRLGPLLWLQGQELCEELRSHGEAPLDPFEVFTFHTCSTIARLLFGDLVPPPGELRAFSRCLGELLQVWGHSSVRALDLLPLLRGLPNPGLRKLLRLVQHRDTFVEAQIQRHQACPSPPLDTVLGALLGRNSGARGGPLSPPRLHMALVDLFIGGTETTAAALGWAVAFLLHRPELQARLRAELEGAQGPPGPGDMGRLPLLQATVSETLRLRPPAPLALPHCALRHTSLGGLPVVAGTVLVPNLLAAQQDPDIWQHPELFLPERFLAPGAPSRSLLPFGCGARSCPGEGLARAELFVFLGLILREFRLEPGPAGLPGLKGSPGTVLRCPPFRLRMVPCQPLGSP from the exons ATGGCGCTGCTGTGCGTGCTGCTGCTGTCGCTGCTGCTGTCGCTGTCGCTGTGGCTGTCGCTGCGGCGGCGGGGCGATGGGCGCGGCCCGCGCTTGGGCGCGCTGCACCTGCTGCACCCGCAGGGGGCGCTACACCTGAGCCGCCTGGCGCGGCGGCACGGGCCCGTGCTGCGCCTGCGCTTGGGGGGTCGCG ACGTGCTGGTGCCGAGCTCGGTGGCGACCATCCGTGAGGCGCTGGTCCGGCACTGGGGGGACTGGCTGGGGCGCCCCACCAGTTACCTGG GGTCACTGGTGTCACAGGGGGGCCGGGACCTGGCACTGGGAGGCCCTTGTCCTGGCtggcggcggcagcggggagcagTGCGGGGGGCACTGGCACGGGCTGGGGGGCGTCTTGGGCCCCTCCTTtggctgcagggccaggagttgtgTGAG GAGCTACGTTCCCATGGAGAAGCTCCCCTAGACCCCTTTGAGGTGTTCACCTTCCATACCTGCAGCACCATCGCACGCCTCCTCTTTGGGGACCTG GTGCCCCCTCCAGGGGAGCTCCGGGCCTTCTCCCGCTGCttgggggagctgctgcaggtttgGGGGCACAGCAGCGTACGCGCGCTTGacctgctgcccctgctgcgG GGCCTGCCCAACCCAGGATTGCGGAAGCTGCTGCGGCTTGTCCAGCACCGTGACACCTTTGTGGAGGCCCAGATCCAGCGGCACCAG GCgtgtccctcccctcccctggaCACAGTTTTGGGGGCGCTGCTGGGGCGTAATTCTGGGGCACGGGGGGGGCCCCTGAGCCCCCCCCGGCTGCACATGGCGCTGGTCGACCTGTTCATTGGGGGCACTGAGACCAcggcagctgctctgggctgggctgtggccttCTTGCTGCACCGCCCTGAG CTGCAGGCTCGGCTGCGGGCGGAGCTggagggggcacagggaccccctgggccaggggacaTGGGGCGCCTGCCCCTTCTTCAGGCCACCGTCAGTGAGACCCTGCGTCTGCGGCCCCCTGCACCCCTGGCGCTGCCCCACTGCGCCCTGCGCCATACCAG TCTTGGGGGGCTCCCTGTGGTGGCTGGCACTGTCCTGGTCCCAAATCTGCTGGCAGCCCAACAGGACCCTGACATCTGGCAGCACCCCGAGCTCTTCCTGCCTG AGCGGTTCTTGGCCCCGGGTGCTCCCTCGCGGTCGCTGCTGCCGTTCGGCTGCGGGGCGCGATCGTGCCCAGGGGAGGGGCTGGCGCGGGCCGAGCTCTTCGTGTTTCTGGGGCTGATCCTGCGGGAATTCCGTCTggagccgggcccggcgggATTGCCGGGGCTGAAGGGGTCGCCGGGCACGGTGCTGCGCTGTCCCCCCTTTCGCCTGCGCATggtgccctgccagcccctgggctcacCCTGA
- the PPIA gene encoding peptidyl-prolyl cis-trans isomerase A: protein MANPIVFFDIAANGEPLGRVTFELFADKVPKTAENFRALSTGEKGFGYKGSCFHRIIPGFMCQGGDFTRHNGTGGKSIYGEKFPDENFILKHTGPGILSMANAGPNTNGSQFFICTAKTEWLDGKHVVFGRVKEGMNVVEAMERCGSKDGKTSKKITITDCGQLS, encoded by the exons ATGGCCAACCCCATCGTCTTCTTCGACATCGCCGCTAATGGCGAGCCCCTGGGTCGCGTCACCTTCGAG ctgtttgcagacaAGGTCCCGAAGACAGCAG AAAACTTCCGTGCTCTGAGCACTGGTGAGAAGGGCTTCGGATACAAGGGGTCCTGCTTCCACAGAATCATTCCTGGGTTCATGTGCCAG GGTGGTGACTTCACACGCCACAATGGCACTGGAGGCAAATCCATCTATGGGGAGAAGTTCCCAGATGAGAACTTCATCCTGAAGCACACGGGTCCTGGAATCCTGTCGATGGCCAATGCCGGCCCCAATACGAACGGTTCCCAGTTCTTCATCTGCACTGCCAAGACTGAGTG GCTGGATGGCAAGCATGTCGTCTTCGGCCGCGTCAAGGAGGGGATGAATGTGGTGGAGGCCATGGAGCGCTGTGGCTCCAAAGATGGCAAAACAAGCAAGAAGATCACCATCACCGACTGCGGGCAGCTCTCGTAA